A genome region from Macaca fascicularis isolate 582-1 chromosome 3, T2T-MFA8v1.1 includes the following:
- the LOC135970057 gene encoding LOW QUALITY PROTEIN: SH3 domain and tetratricopeptide repeat-containing protein 1-like (The sequence of the model RefSeq protein was modified relative to this genomic sequence to represent the inferred CDS: inserted 2 bases in 1 codon; deleted 2 bases in 1 codon; substituted 2 bases at 2 genomic stop codons) codes for MMLPSVVLLCDLRARRVQECQSWEPPSQLPGFPEPPLSSPGDGRGVITEIPPPCLGLEPQDTLPKVKNVLEQCKTWPGCPQEPASWDLCAASSNVSLQDPEEPSFFLESEDDWEDSEALSSLLLFLNALRYKASFRGLYNVALLWLSSMFCSFSDKEELTGFLAQARGAAKKAGLLMALARLCFLLGRLCSRRLKLSQARVYLEEALGALEGSFGDLLLVVAVYANLASIYRKQNXEKCTQVVPKAMTLLLGTPGHICSTEVEGELVQLAPQQAVGGQSLQAEARACFQLARQHVHLKQPEEALPFLERLLLLHRDSGAPEAAWLSDCSLLLADIYSAPTPGRKCLPHLVLSCVKVASLRTQDSLAGSLRSVNLVLQNALQPHSRPTQTSHYLRRALASLIPDTGQALRGLLHASLAQPYSHRGYHSPAVTFMTQAVEASAVAGVCAIMDCLVALAWLHVLHGQSPVALNFLQSVQDAVVASEDQEGVIANMVAVALKRTGLTRQAAEGYYCTLRAAWDLGQRRNQAVVLANFGTLCLHASASRLAQHYLLGAVRLFSRLPCRECGRDFTHVHLXLGHLCTRQGPAQQGKGYYEWALLVTVEMDHVESQLPAIQWLCYFYSAVMPSEAQCVIYHELQLSLARKVSDKVLEGQLLETISQLYLSLGTEWAYKSALDYTKRSLGIFIDLQRKEKEAHAWLQAGKIYYILRQSELVDLYIQVAQNVDLYTGDPNLGLELFEAAGDIFFNGAWEREEGMSFYRDQALPLAVTTDNHKAELQLQLCNKLVALLATLEESQEGLEFTYMALALSITLGDRLNEHMAYHRLAALHHRLGHCKLAEHFYLKALXLCHSPLEFNEETLYYVKVYLVLGDIIFYDLKDPFDAARYYQLALAAAVDLGNKKAQLKIYTRPATISHNFLLDRKKSLFFYQNARTFATELNVRRVNPPPLPLCRWAPWLAPSHPR; via the exons atgatgcttccctcggttgttctgctgtgtgacctccgcGCCCGCAGGGTTCAAgagtgtcagagctgggagccgccttcacaactaccagggtttccggaacctcctttatctagccctggggatggaagaggTGTCATCACAG AAATACCTCCACCTTGCCTGGGCCTGGAGCCACAGGACACCTTGCCGAAGGTGAAGAATGTTCTGGAACAATGCAAGACCTGGCCAGGCTGTCCCCAGGAGCCAGCGTCCTGGGATCTCTGTGCAGCATCCAGCAACGTGAGCTTGCAGGACCCCGAGGAGCCCTCCTTCTTCTTGGAATCTGAGGATGACTGGGAGGACTCAGAGGCCCTGAGCTCACTGCTGCTGTTCCTGAACGCCCTCAGGTACAAGGCCAGCTTCCGTGGCCTGTACAACGTGGCACTGCTATGGCTGAGCAGCATGTTCTGCAGCTTTAGCGACAAGGAGGAGCTGACTGGGTTCCTGGCACAGGCCCGAGGGGCAGCCAAGAAAGCTGGCCTCTtgatggccctggccagactcTGCTTCCTCCTGGGGCGGCTGTGCAGCAGGAGGCTCAAGCTGTCCCAGGCCCGGGTGTACTTGGAGGAAGCACTGGGGGCCCTGGAGGGCAGCTTTGGGGACCTGCTCCTGGTGGTGGCTGTGTACgccaacctggccagcatttaCCGGAAGCAGAA GGAGAAGTGTACACAGGTGGTTCCCAAAGCCATGACTCTGCTCCTGGGGACGCCCGGCCACATCTGCAGCACCGAGGTGGAGGGAGAGCTCGTGCAGCTGGCGCCGCAGCAGGCggtgggtggccagagcctgCAGGCCGAGGCCCGGGCCTGCTTCCAGTTGGCCAGGCAGCATGTGCACCTCAAGCAGCCCGAGGAGGCCCTGCCCTTCCTGGAGCGGCTGCTGCTTTTGCACAGGGACTCGGGAGCCCCAGAGGCTGCGTGGCTCTCAGACTGCTCCCTACTCCTGGCTGACATCTACTCC GCTCCTACTCCTGGCCGCAAGTGCCTGCCCCACCTGGTGCTGAGCTGTGTCAAGGTGGCCTCATTGAGGACACAGGACTCACTGGCCGGCTCGCTGAGAAGCGTGAACCTGGTGCTCCAGAACGCCCTCCAGCCCCACAGCCGCCCCACCCAGACTTCCCACTACCTCAGGCGAGCGCTGGCCTCCCTAATCCCGGACACAGGCCAGGCGCTGCGTGGCCTTCTTCACGCCAGCCTGGCCCAGCCGTACAGCCACCGTGGCTACCACAGCCCAGCCGTCACCTTCATGACGCAGGCGGTGGAAGCCAGTGCTGTTGCCGGAGTCTGTGCCATCATGGACTGCCTGGTGGCCCTGGCCTGGCTGCACGTGCTTCATGGACAGAGCCCGGTGGCCCTGAACTTCCTGCAGTCTGTCCAGGATGCAGTGGTGGCCAGCGAGGACCAGGAGGGTGTGATTGCCAACATGGTGGCCGTGGCTCTGAAGAGGACGGGCCTGACGAGGCAGGCAGCCGAGGGCTACTACTGCACCTTACGGGCGGCTTGGgacctgggccagcggaggaaccaggcagtggtgctggccaaCTTCGGGACCCTGTGCCTGCATGCGAGTGCCAGCAGGCTGGCTCAGCACTACCTCCTGGGGGCTGTGCGGCTGTTCTCGAGGCTTCCCTGCAGGGAGTGTGGCCGGGACTTCACCCACGTACACCTGTAGCTGGGCCACCTCTGCACCCGCCAGGGCccggcccagcagggcaagggctactaCGAGTGGGCTCTTCTGGTCACCGTGGAGATGGACCACGTGGAGA gccagctgccGGCCATCCAGTGGCTGTGCTACTTCTACAGCGCCGTCATGCCCAGCGAGGCCCAGTGTGTCATCTACCACgagctccagctctccctggcccGCAAGGTGTCTGACAAGGTGCTggaggggcagctcctggagaccaTCAGTCAGCTCTACCTGTCCCTGGGCACGGAGTG ggcctacaaatctgctctggactacaccaaacgaagtctggggattttcattgacctccagaggaaagagaaggaggcacatgcctggctacaagcagggaagatctattacatcctgcggcagagcgagctggtggacctgtacatccag gtggcacagaatgtggacctgtacacaggcgaccccaacctggggctggagctgtttgaggcagctggagacatcttcttcaatggggcctgggagcgggaggaaggcatgtccttctaccgg gaccAGGCCCTGCCCCTGGCAGTGACTACGGACAACCACAAGGCggagctgcagctacagctgtgcaacAAGCTGGTGGCACTCCTGGCCACGCTGGAGGAGTCCCAGGAGGGCTTGGAGTTTACCTACATGGCcctagcactcagcatcactctgg GGGACCGGCTGAACGAGCACATGGCCTACCACCGGCTAGCTGCCCTGCACCACCGGCTGGGCCATTGCAAGCTGGcggagcacttctacctcaaggcccTGTAGCTCTGCCACTCGCCGCTGGAGTTCAACGAGGAGACCCTCTACTACGTGAAGGTGTATCTGgtgctcggtgacatcatcttctacgacctgaag gacccgTTTGATGCAGCCAGGtactaccagctggcactggcagctgctgtggacctgggcaacaagaaggcacagctgaagatctacacgcggccggccaccatctcccacaacttcctcctggacCGCAAGAAGTCGCTCTTCTTCTACCAGAATGCCAGGACCTTCGCCACAGAACTCAACGTCCGCAGGGTCAACccacctcctctgccactctgccggtgggccccctggttggccCCCAGCCACCCTCGCTGA